The DNA window aaatttaaattaaaaaaaaagtacgataaaaacacttaatttcacttacactttttaaaaatagttaaaccTGAACAAGTAGTTAGAGATTGTTTAACCTTTATAAACGAAgcgaatttgatatttaaaaaatatatagattgcaataatatattgtgccagcaaatatacaatatataataggtaattGTAGTAAGTTAGTTGCGTTCGTTGTGCTACTATCATTAGCAATCACGAGACCACTCGAAAATAAACAAGCGTACAATCGATCCACTGCCAAAACTACAACTCATTAGGCTTAAAAAAAACGTTGGCgaaaatggtataaaaatagCTAAAGCGAAAATGTAGATGTTGtctgaaataatataatgtaaaatgaatacttattcgtgcattaaaataaataaaaaaatacttacgtaATTAGTAGTATACATTTTCCCTTTTTATACATTAACTAATGGAAATAAACCACTATCTTATGACGTATCACACGAGTTTTTTGGATACCATTACGATATTGCTTCctaaaattagtattattacaatGACGCAATTGACGCAGGGCTTGCAACAGTCTATAgcgataattatacattttattcctTCACAACATCGTTCTAAAACCACAACCCTTATCAAGTAATCAGTAGAAAATGCAACACGAGgcgaaataaattgtaacataaGGTTTTATtcgcaaataattatatttagcgtCGGATTATCTGAAATTTGAATGAAGTagacgtaatatttatatttggtaatATTAGGGTTAGCTTAAAAATCTATTACTTTGTGCCGTTACTTAGATGTACCATAAAATGTACCTCACTACCACAAGCAGTAACTACCCATACTATTGCAATGTAAATATAGAAAGACGTCGACTCGAGGAATTTTTATGACGTCATGAGCGAGCCCACGCGACGTCCAATCAGAATCAAACAACAAGAGGCTCGCCggaggaaaaaagataaacattaaTCCTATTGAACAAAAAACATGTTATCCCTGttgatatttaacattattaccAACTAAATgtagttttgtatataaaattaagtacaaaaataattatttcatatttgatatttactCATTGTATTGCACAACATACTGCCGCACTGCTCCAACGCGGTGCGTATTCGCGAATTGGAAAGAGATAACAGTAGTTTATTATCATGAAGACATGAATGAAAAGAACGCGACGGAACGCGTCAGTCTATAGGAAACAAGCCCAATCGACGGTCACAGCGTTCACGTTGTAGCCGTTTTTCTCATTACATTACAGCTTTGGCAAGTTGTACACATACCTCGCGCAGTGTTTTAATAATCgaaaagtttcatttaaaaaataaaaatgggtaTGGCTGTTAATCATTTACCTCAGGTGAGtgttaaacaataatttctattaataagttttaaataaaaatagatatagcAGCTATTGGTTTAAGCCGGGTTGAATTATTGGAAAGCAACCGTAAGCGACAGTCGTATAGTGTTGTAATGACCGCTTTGACCTTGTGAAACTTGTTCGCGATAAAATGGACGATTAGTTATATGCAAAGGAAATgcatttaattctttataaaatcgACTTTTCTTTCACATGAGTAGCTATATAATCCATTATTTAACctacatttcaaataatattatatgtttttatttataatagattctGTGGGTGTTGtttgtttttactattataatttgaatacaaaaatacaactgtgtcaccaaaatattatttaattgtacacaTATTATgtgtgtacaaataaaatatgtaatttaaactaaaatataatataagcgcGCGATAAAGgagatgaaaatatatttttgtttcgtttttttaaaaacgCGGGATATTCATTGTACTgagtttactatttataatatctatgtttattatatcatattctaTTAGGTACCTAAAAAAAGTAgaatattacacattaaaacattttcacatTTCCAATAAACatgctttaaaaaaacattaaacattgaaatggtactcgtaaaaaataaattgtgcgtgacatatttaataaaaaattgtaatttatataacattacatcgggtttttaattattatttaaaattattccaacAATTAAAGTACGAAAAAGTAAACCTTAATTGCTGCAAATTAAatggaactttttttttaaattatagattcGCGAAGAATGCGAAGTCTTCCACCTATCAGATAAAGCGCTTAGGGAGATAATGCACAGACTTCACAATGACCTAGTTAAAGGCCTCGGCAAAGACACACATGCTAACTCGATTGTGAAGTGTTGGATCACTTACATACAGGATCTGCCGAATGGAAAAGGTAACAAAAACATAtccttatatacataaaagttaataatttacgGAGTGTTGATGCACAGTACTATATTTGTTGTTATCTTTCAGAACGCGGTAAATTCTTGGCCTTAGATTTAGGAGGAACAAACTTTagggttttaattataaatctaggAGAAAATCACTTCGACATGCAGTCGAAAATTTATGCTATACCAAATCATATTATGACCGGCACGGGGGTTGCCCTCTTCGACCACATTGCGGAGTGCTTAGCGAATTTTATGAAGGTAGAATAAACATAGcagtcaaatatataattatctgttCTGGCAAATGCCataagctattttaaatattactaattaagtGACAGTAACAGACTATAAGTGACTAACTGTCAGGCTTGAATTATGGAGTTGAATTTTCTTCCATGAAGCTGATCCATTGAGGATTGATGAATTAACATGGATTTTGGATTTACAGGTTGTCTCAAGACGTTTTCCAACGCACAAacatacaataaacataaatatgaacTCTCTGTTCTTAATAAAACATGGTTCTATAATCGTAAGTTTTTTTTCACGTTTTAGGAACACGATGTATATGAAGAACGTTTAGCCCTCGGCTTTACGTTTAGTTTCCCTCTAAAACAGCTCGGTCTGACCAAAGGGATATTACAACGTTGGACGAAAGGTTTCTCATGTAGCGGAGTCGTCGGCGAAGATGTCGTACAAGGCCTTAAGGACGCTATCGCTAGAAGAGGGGTAAGATACGGAacaattatatgttaattttatatattataattattataagttaacCTTAAGTTTTACTGGGTGAAAGGgctttgcaagcccgtctgtgtaggtaccacccactcatcagatattctaccgccaaacagcaacacttagtattgttgtgtcgcggcttgaagggtgagtgagccagtgtaactacgggcacaaggacataatatcttagttcccgagttAATAAGCAcgttgacgatgtaaggaatggttataaatttcttacagcgctaatgcctaattataaatatttttaaataaaaaaaaaaagttttaaatttcctcattaaacaagcttttatttaatctatacatcaaaattaataacaattaaatgtcaattatatttatcaaacagtACCAAAAGTTAGTgcgaaatttaatttcaataagttGCAAATAGTTGTAAGATGTAGATATAGCCTACACATTAAAGTgactaaaaatatgttttttttggtGTCGTCAACGAATGAGTAATGACTCTTTGGCGGggaattttaaaaagataaaagtaaTGAAAGATAatctacttataaatttaataccagATCGCGCTATCGATCGAATACAGTATTAACACTAATCATATGTTCTTGTAAACTGgatttatcgataaaaatatacagtGCAGTATACATAACAACAAACTCATAGcggcaaataaaacaaaaaaaaacaccaatttGTCGGTGATCTTAATCCATTGTGCCCAAAGacaatttgaatacatttatgaaaaaaaaggtTTAGTTTGATTTCACCAGCagcaaaatttaaagttttttctgAGCTATACTACacgtaaagttaaataaaagcttgtaaatgaTACGGAACACCATTTTTCAGGATCTGTCTTTATCTGTGATGGGAATCCTTAACGACGCAACTGGGACCCTTATGTCTTGTGCGCATAAAGATCCCTATTGCAGAGTAGGAATTATAATTGGTGAGTTGACGATGATACCGGCTCTCTTTAGTAAATAAGGCATGTTCTTAAACCAAAGAGAGCTAAATAGAGGCTTTTAAATATGAAACCTCAGCTCaagttactatttaaaaaaaaacgcatgcTAATAATTACCGGGAAAAATGACTTGTCAAAATTTTTCATTGGTTACATTGCATATTATGAAGCTAACATATTGAAAATTTCTTTGGATCTCATGTCATTCTATTTCTATGGATAATGTTGCATGTTGAACGGTTTCATTTTCGGCTGCTCCTTGTTTACGAAACGACTGCATCGGCGTCTCTTATCGAGGCTCGTGGCATCGATACGCGTTCGAATCGACTTGACTTGAGTTTTCATGATGGGAACGAAAGCCTCTATGGATCATCATCGACGGCTCGCGGTGCCCTCTGCCGGCAACGACCGGCACCGTGACATCTATTCTAAACAGCTTGTTTTCTCCACTCTTGTAGGACGTACAGATCGATATATGCGCTATTCTGAATGACACAACGGGTACATTGATGTCTTGCGCGTGGAAAAACCACAACTGCAAAATAGGACTCATCGTGGGTAGGTCTACCTTGTTTACAGCAATACTGCGCCGAGTCGCTCGCTTTGACTCGGACGGCATTAACATTAACAACCGCAATTACTCACTCGGCTCGAGCACATCGAGAGCCGCCATCCCATAACCGCACGGCCCGACTCATGTAATCGCTATCACCCCGCGACTAACCCGGGCGGCGGGGGGTCCGGTGGGTCCGGCGGCGATGTAGAGCGCGTGTGTCGGCAGGCACGGGCAGCAACGCGTGCTACGTGGAGCGCACGGAGAACTGCGAGCTGTTCGACGGCGCGCCCGGCAAGCCCGAGCTGCTCATCAACACGGAGTGGGGCGCCTTCGGCGACGACGGCGCGCTCGACTTCATCCGCACCGAGTTCGACCGCGACGTGGACGCCAACTCCATCAACCCCGGCAAGCAGATGTGAGTTCTCCTTCTAGCACTCGGAAAGGTCATCGGCCTTTCGTCGATTGGGAACGTGAACTGGGTTTAGTTTCATGAAATAGTCATGACATTGTTATGTTTTCGTTGTAGTCACGTTGCTTATAATTCGCTCAGTGGTATTGTTGCTGTATACTGTGCGTTCAGTTTCTATTCCAAATCAGaacatactttattcgagtagtcTCTTAACAACCCTTTACAATAGTCATTTTGCAACAAGTTTAATATTCAAGttttacatattacaattaaaagaaatattatttcttaaaatactgactatatatttttttttatttaattgtttatttttttatattaacatgttCAACAGCTTGCAGCcactaaagtataaaatatagataactaAAAATTCCTTCACTTTATATAGTCACACAATGGGTCGTACAATAATATAACACTCGAACTAAAGAACTCCACAAAAACATATATCATAATGTCCTATTCACATgctaatatattcaatatcgtcgtatattttatatgtttgcattttatatagcaaatatttgagtaattacaaaataaatctataaaattgcAAGAATTAGGTAAAAATTACAGCAACCGTGCCAGATCACGATAGAATCTGGGCTTTACATTGCTGGGCTAAACAGTTTCAGATTTTATGTGACTAAAGTTTTAAAACGTTAAAACGATCTTACACATACTTATATCCTTACAAGCTATGTATACTTTGGAAACATGCTTGGCTCATATGTAATTGTGCCGAGTCTATTGTATTACGTAATTGAATCTTATCAATTGTCATGACTCATGACAAATGGCAATGTCGATTTAATAAGTGCGAAGTTCAAacgtaatgttttaataaattcgatGTGCAATTTTTCCATTGATAGAAAGTACGTCATTGTATTTGATAATCACGTTGTTTATATGACAAATCGGTTtcgaagttatatttaaaagtcatgTCACGTGGTTGCGAGACTAACGTTGTTTGTAACAGATTTCGGGTTCGAATCCGATCTAATTCCCAATAAGCCAtcttttttattcatacaataGTACACAAATATAATGAGTTATCTGATGATGAGGTGATTCTTGTGAATTCGTGTTGAAAAAACAGACGGAcagatttacttatataatatactacacgattataatattatatcattaagtgttattacttattattatagaacATGAAACGAAGTCATGAAGTCAAAcatctaaaatgttatttccCTAGTACACTACCCATCCCGGGGTATTTCCGTAATGACATTGACTCACTCATTCATCTACGGCATGTATCTTGCCTTGAATTCTTAAAGTCTTATATTCTTATGTGTATTATATCAATTTCAGCCAAGAAAAGATGATATCAGGAATGTACATGGGTGAACTCGTTCGCCTGGCGCTGGTCAAATTCACAAAGATGGGACTACTATTTGGAGGGCGGGGCTCCGACCTACTGTTCCAGAAAGGCAGCTTCTACACTAAATATGTGTCTGAAATAGAGTCCGACAAACCCGGAGACTACAGCAGTTGTATGGACGTATTGGAAGAGCTTGGTGagttatctttaaataatacataaaaaaagagtTAAAGTAATAATCCTCACCTATTCcaatttagatattattccACAACAAATATTTGCATGTAGTGAATAATTCGGCTTCATTAATACGTAGCATACCTGATATAAGTTGCTTTAATATCTTttctatttcaattataaagtcAATAGCAAAACCAGAAATCAGATCTGCGatctttgattaaattaatgttcTATATCAACAGAGCCATCTtggtttataaaaacattaaaccaAACGTCTTGGATACCAggaaacatattttatgatagATAAGATTATTCAgttcttgtaaaattaaattatctttgttttattatattcaaaaacaaccatacaattataatagttactTTGTTTTATCAATTTGGTTGGTTCTTCAGAAACCCAACAGGTCTTTTTTGGTTAAAGTTAAAATTGCAACGCAATaagtagtaaaataatttcaaatctgttaaatatacaaaatttagatGAACAGTAGTTACCGTCACATTCCAAGTAAATATCAGTAGATATTCAATAAGACAAATGAATTAACGTCTTTGTCATAATCATATTATACTTGTGTAATAAAAGTGCACACagaaaacattacataatacgAGATATTGAAATTTTTCATGGATTGAGTTTAGTGCCATTATGCTagcatttttataacttttgtaaTGATCATATTTTCGGAATTATtcatatgaaaacatt is part of the Vanessa atalanta chromosome 10, ilVanAtal1.2, whole genome shotgun sequence genome and encodes:
- the LOC125066946 gene encoding hexokinase type 2 isoform X2, with protein sequence MGMAVNHLPQIREECEVFHLSDKALREIMHRLHNDLVKGLGKDTHANSIVKCWITYIQDLPNGKERGKFLALDLGGTNFRVLIINLGENHFDMQSKIYAIPNHIMTGTGVALFDHIAECLANFMKEHDVYEERLALGFTFSFPLKQLGLTKGILQRWTKGFSCSGVVGEDVVQGLKDAIARRGDLSLSVMGILNDATGTLMSCAHKDPYCRVGIIIGTGSNACYVERTENCELFDGAPGKPELLINTEWGAFGDDGALDFIRTEFDRDVDANSINPGKQIQEKMISGMYMGELVRLALVKFTKMGLLFGGRGSDLLFQKGSFYTKYVSEIESDKPGDYSSCMDVLEELGLAHASEADMCGVRAVCESVSRRAAHLVAAGLATLLNKMAEPRVTVGIDGSVYRFHPHFHALMCDKIAALVQPGLQFDLMLSEDGSGRGAALVAAVACREQALA
- the LOC125066946 gene encoding hexokinase type 2 isoform X1, which produces MGMAVNHLPQIREECEVFHLSDKALREIMHRLHNDLVKGLGKDTHANSIVKCWITYIQDLPNGKERGKFLALDLGGTNFRVLIINLGENHFDMQSKIYAIPNHIMTGTGVALFDHIAECLANFMKEHDVYEERLALGFTFSFPLKQLGLTKGILQRWTKGFSCSGVVGEDVVQGLKDAIARRGDVQIDICAILNDTTGTLMSCAWKNHNCKIGLIVGTGSNACYVERTENCELFDGAPGKPELLINTEWGAFGDDGALDFIRTEFDRDVDANSINPGKQIQEKMISGMYMGELVRLALVKFTKMGLLFGGRGSDLLFQKGSFYTKYVSEIESDKPGDYSSCMDVLEELGLAHASEADMCGVRAVCESVSRRAAHLVAAGLATLLNKMAEPRVTVGIDGSVYRFHPHFHALMCDKIAALVQPGLQFDLMLSEDGSGRGAALVAAVACREQALA
- the LOC125066946 gene encoding hexokinase type 2 isoform X3 yields the protein MTKDLLDPQIREECEVFHLSDKALREIMHRLHNDLVKGLGKDTHANSIVKCWITYIQDLPNGKERGKFLALDLGGTNFRVLIINLGENHFDMQSKIYAIPNHIMTGTGVALFDHIAECLANFMKEHDVYEERLALGFTFSFPLKQLGLTKGILQRWTKGFSCSGVVGEDVVQGLKDAIARRGDVQIDICAILNDTTGTLMSCAWKNHNCKIGLIVGTGSNACYVERTENCELFDGAPGKPELLINTEWGAFGDDGALDFIRTEFDRDVDANSINPGKQIQEKMISGMYMGELVRLALVKFTKMGLLFGGRGSDLLFQKGSFYTKYVSEIESDKPGDYSSCMDVLEELGLAHASEADMCGVRAVCESVSRRAAHLVAAGLATLLNKMAEPRVTVGIDGSVYRFHPHFHALMCDKIAALVQPGLQFDLMLSEDGSGRGAALVAAVACREQALA
- the LOC125066946 gene encoding hexokinase type 2 isoform X4, giving the protein MRQARDIIREECEVFHLSDKALREIMHRLHNDLVKGLGKDTHANSIVKCWITYIQDLPNGKERGKFLALDLGGTNFRVLIINLGENHFDMQSKIYAIPNHIMTGTGVALFDHIAECLANFMKEHDVYEERLALGFTFSFPLKQLGLTKGILQRWTKGFSCSGVVGEDVVQGLKDAIARRGDVQIDICAILNDTTGTLMSCAWKNHNCKIGLIVGTGSNACYVERTENCELFDGAPGKPELLINTEWGAFGDDGALDFIRTEFDRDVDANSINPGKQIQEKMISGMYMGELVRLALVKFTKMGLLFGGRGSDLLFQKGSFYTKYVSEIESDKPGDYSSCMDVLEELGLAHASEADMCGVRAVCESVSRRAAHLVAAGLATLLNKMAEPRVTVGIDGSVYRFHPHFHALMCDKIAALVQPGLQFDLMLSEDGSGRGAALVAAVACREQALA